In Rhodoferax sediminis, the sequence AACTGGCGTATTTCGGCTTCCGGGATGGCGCCCACGAAGCCGTCCACCGGCTGCCCGGCGTTGAAGAGCACGCAAAACGGGATGCTGCGCACGCCGAACATCTGGCTCAGCTGCTGCGAGATTTGCGGCACCTTGTCGGCGTCCAGCTTGGCCAGCGCGAAGCGCCCGCCATAGTCCGCCTCGAGCTTTTCCAGCACCGGGCCGAGCTGCTTGCACGGGCCGCACCATTCGGCCCAGATGTCGAGCAGCACGGGCTGGACGTTCGACGCATCGATCAGGTCGGACTGAATATTTTCAAGGGTGATGTCGATCATTGTGGGTAGTTCGGGGTGAAAACGTAAAATTCAAAGATGACTATTCAAATCGGCGTGGTGATGGGCTCGGCCAGCGACTGGGACACGATGCAGCACGCAGTGCAGATTCTCCAACAGTTCGGCATCGCCTACGAAGCGCGGGTGGTTTCGGCCCACCGCATGCCGGACGAGCTCTTTGCCTATGCCGAATCGGCCGTGCCGCGCGGGCTGCGCGCCATTATCGCGGGCGCCGGCGGCGCCGCGCATCTGCCGGGCATGCTGGCGGCCAAAACCGTGGTGCCGGTGCTGGGGGTGCCGGTCGCCAGCCGCCACCTGCAGGGCGTGGATTCGCTCTACAGCATCGTGCAAATGCCCAAGGGCGTGCCGGTCGCCACCTTCGCCATCGGCGCGGCGGGCGCGGCCAACGCGGCGCTGTTCGCCGTGGCCCTGCTGGCGGGCGAGGACGCGGCGCTGCGTGCGCGGCTCGAAGCCTTCCGCGCCGAGCAGACCGAGGCCGCGTGTGCCATGACGCTGCCACCGGCGGGCGTCGCATCATGAGCGCCGGCGAACGCCGCGAAGGGCCGCCCCGTGCCAGTTCAGCCCCCTCGGGGCTGAGCCCCGCGGCTCCCGATGTGCCTGCGCACATCGGGACGGGACGAAGAGCTGCTGCCTCCGGCAGCGGCACGTCCAGCGCGGCACGAGCCGCATCGGCTGTCGTCGATGCCAAGCCAGTGACAAGCGTGGGGGCTCCCATTCTTCCAGGCGCGACCCTGGGCGTCATGGGCGGCGGCCAGCTCGGGCGCATGTTCGTGCAGGCGGCCCAAAGCATGGGCTACTTCACGGTGGTGCTCGACCCCGATGCCAGCAGTCCGGCGGGGCTGGTCAGCCACTACCACCTCCTGGCCGATTACCTGGACGCGGCGGCGCTGGCGCAGCTGGCGCAGCGCTGCGATGCCATCACCACCGAGTTCGAGAACGTGCCCGCGCCGGCGCTGCGCCAGCTCGCCGCGCAGCGCCGGGTGTCGCCTGATGCCGACGCGGTCGCCATTGCGCAGGACCGCGCGCGCGAGAAGGCGCATTTCGTGGCCTGCGGCGTGCCCTGTGCGCCGCATGCCGTGATCGAAACCGCGGCGCAGCTGGCCGCCGTCTCCGAGGCGCTGCTGCCCGGCATCCTCAAGACCGCGCGCCTGGGTTACGACGGCAAGGGGCAGATCCGCGTCACGACCCGCGCCGAGCTGGCCGCGGCCTGGGCCGAACTCGGCAACGCGCCCTGCGTGCTGGAAAAAATGCTGGCCCTGAAGGCGGAATGCTCGGTGATCGTGGCGCGCGGCCTGGATGGCGCCATGGTGCATTTCCCGGTGCAGCGCAATCTGCACCAGGGCGGCATCCTGGCCGTGACCGAGGTTTATGAAGAAAATGTGTCGCCAGCCCTTGCCCGGTCTGCGGTAGAAGCTACCGAATCAATAGCAAACGGCTTGCAGTACGTGGGCGTGATGTGCGTCGAGTTCTTTGTGCTGCAGGACGATTCGCTGGTCGTCAACGAGATGGCGCCGCGCCCGCACAACAGCGGCCACTACACGATCGACGCCTGCGATCTCTCGCAGTTCGACCTGCAGCTGCGTACCCTCACCGGCCTGCCGCTGGTGGCGCCGCGCCAGCACAGCCCGGCCATCATGCTGAATCTGCTCGGCGACCTGTGGTTCCCCTCGGGTGATGAGGCGGTGGCGCCGCCCTGGCGCGAGCTGCTCGCGCTGCCGGGGGCGCACCTGCACCTGTACGGCAAGCAGCAGGCGCGCCGCGGCCGCAAGATGGGGCACCTGACCATCACCGGCGCCAGCGTGGCGCAGGCCCGGGCCACGGCGCAGCAGGCGGCGCGGCAGCTGGGGCTGGACGCATTTTGAGCGCGCCACGCCGGAGCGCCTGCGCATGATCCTGCCGGCAGACGCTGCAGATTCGATCGCCATCGCCGCGCGCGCCCTGGCGGCGGGCGATCTGGTGGGCTTCCCGACCGAGACGGTGTACGGCCTCGGCGCCGATGCCGGCGTGGACGCGGCCGTGGCAAAGATCTTTGCCGCCAAGGGCCGTCCACGCGAGCATCCGCTGATCGTGCATGTGGCCGACCCGGACCCGAACGGCGCGGGCGTGGCGCACTTTGCGGCCAGCGTGCCGGACTTTGCGAAGCAGTTGATGCGCGCCTTCTGGCCCGGCCCGTTGACGCTGATCCTGCCGCGCCGCCCCAAGGTCGGGGCCGCCGCGGCCGGCGGGCAGGATTCGATCGGCCTGCGCTGCCCGTCGCACCCGGTGGCGCTGGCGCTGCTGCGGGCCTGCAGCGCGCTGGGCGTGTACGGCGTGGCCGGTCCCAGCGCGAACCGGTTCGGGCGCGTCAGTCCGACCACGGCCGCGCATGTGCAGCAGGAGTTTGGCGACACGCTGCTGATTCTGGATGGCGGCGCCTGCGCTGTCGGCATCGAGTCCACCATCGTCGACTGCACCCGCGGCGCGCCCGTGCTGCTGCGCCCGGGGGTGCTCACGCGCGTGCAGATCGAGGCGGCCTGCGGCCACAAGCTGCGCACCAAAGAAGAACTGCAGGATGCGGGCGCCGCACCGACGCCGCGGGCCTCGGGCACGCTGGCGGCGCACTACGCGCCCAACGCCAAGGTGCGCCTGATGGATGCACGTGCGCTGCAGACCGCGCTCGACCTGCTGGGGGCCGATCTGGACCAGTCGAGCGCCCGCATTGCCATCTACTCTCGCGCCATGGTGCGCAGCCGCGCGGCGCGCGTGATACGCCGGCGCATGCCCGATGACGCCGGCGCTACGGCGCAGCAGCTGTTTGCGGTGCTGCGCGAGTTCGATGCGCAGGGCGCGACCCTGATCTGGATCGAGACCGTGCCCGACACTCCCGACTGGGACGGCGTGCGCGACCGGCTGCAGCGCGCCGCGGCCGCCTAAGCGGCGGCGCCGGTCGCGCTTTACCGGGCCGACACCGGGCCTCGTTAAACTACCCCTCCAGACTTTGGAGATTGCAATGACAGGAAATTGGTTGCGCCGCATCATCATGCTGGCTGCCTGCGCGTCGGTGGCGCTGCTGGCGGGCTGCGGCAGCTCGGTCGAGTCGGCCCTCGCGCCTTCGCGCTTCATCTCGTTCGGCGACGCCTTCAGCGATGTCGGCAATCTCGGCGTCAACAACAAGTACACGGTGAATGACGGCAGCGTCAACAACTGGACGCAGCAACTGGCGGCCAGCTACGGCCTGAGCATCGCGCCCTCCCGCAGCGGCGGCCTGGGTTATGCGCAGGGCAACGCGCGCATCACCATTACGCCGGACGCCGCCGGCAGCACCGCGACCAAGACGGTGACGCAGCAGATCGACGCCTTTTTGGCGTCCAACACACTGCAGCCGAACGACGTGGTGCTGATCAATGGCGGCATCAGCGACATCGTGGCGGAGTGGGAAGCCATGACGGCGGGGACCGAAACCCAGGCCCAGATGACCGCCAATGTCACACAGGCCGCCAAGGATCTCGGGGCCCAGGTCCAGCGCCTGGTGAACGCGGGCGCGCAGCACGTGGTGCTGGTCGGCACCTACGATCTGAGCGTCTCGCCCTGGGCCGCGGCCATTGGCCAGCCGCGCCTGAACTCCCTGCTGAGCAAGACAACGGTGAATTTCAATAACGCGCTGCTGCTCAGCGTCGTCAACCTTGGTGCCAACGTCCTGTACGTCGATGCGGCTTTTTACTTCAATATCGTGACGGCAGCGCCGGCGGGTTATGCGCCGCTGGGCACGACCGGAAACTCCCCCACCCCGGCCCCGGTCTGCACCTCGGTCGATCCCGGCCCGGGCATCGGTATCGGCGCAAACCAGGTCAACTCCTCTCTGTGCACGACCTCCACCCTTCTTCCCGGGGTCGACTACACCACCTACCTGTTTGCCGACCCGCTGTATTTCGCGCCAAGCGCACAGCGCCTGTTCGGCACGAGTGCGTTCACCAAGGTGAGCCAGCGCTGGTAAGGCTTCGCCCTCACCGCAGACCCAGCCCGCTACTGGTCCTTCACCGTCCACTCCACCAGCGCGTCCAGCGCGGGCCGGGCCGCCGGGGCGTTCGGGTGGTTGATCAGGCCGACCAGCGCATAGCGCCGCCCGCTGCGCCCCGTGGCGTAGCCGGCCACGGCCGCGACGTCACGCAGCGTGCCGGTCTTGAGCCGCGCATTGCCCAGCGCATCGGGCGCGATGCCGCGCTCGCGCATGCTGGCCACCGTGCCGTCCACGCCCGCGAGCGAGAGAGACTGCTCGAAGACATCGGCCGTGGGCCGCTGCGCCGCCGTGCGCAGCAACTGCGCCAGCGCCAGCGCCGAAATGCGCCCCTCGCGGCTCAGGCCCGAGCCGTTGTCGAGCACGGGTGCCCTGGGCCCGCGAACGCCAAAGGTTTGGCGCCACCAGTGCATCACCACCTCGCGCGAGGCGGCAAAGCTGCCCTGGCCGCGCTGCTGCGCACTCAGCGTCAAAAACACCTGCTGCGCCATCACGTTGTTGCTGAACTTGTTGACGTCGGCAATGATGCTGGACAGCGGCAGCGACGGCGCCTCCAGGATCAGCCGGGCCGTGGGCGGTGTGGCCCCCAGGCGCACCTGGCCGTCCAGCACGCCGCCCGAGGCCGCGAACACGGCCGCCATCACGCGGCGTGCGTAGCTGGCGGGGTCGGCATAGGCCAGTGGCCAGATCTGCTCGCCGCAGCGCACGCTGTAGCTGCCGCCAAAGCGGATGCGGTCCGGGCTGGAGAAATCGGCCTGCAGCGCACCGCGCCAGCCGGCGCAGTCGTCGCTGCTCAAAGGCACGCTGGCGTCCACCGTCAGGCCGGCCAGCGGCGGCTCGCTGGTGACGCGGGCCGTGTGGCTCGCCGGGTCGGGCACAAAGCCCAGCAGCACGGACTTGAAGTTGACCAGCAGGCCGCTGGGCGCGCTGTTGTAGGGGCGCATCGGCTCGCCGTCGAAAGCGCCGGGGTCGTGCGCGGGCACGTCGAAGATGCTGGCATCGAGCACGATGTCGCCGCGCACCTCGCGTACGCCGCGCTCGCGCAGGGCCTGAAAGTCCGCCGTGATGCGCTCGATCACCCATTTCGGGTCGCCGCCGCCGCGGATCACCAGGTTGCCGTTCACGACGCCGTCGTCCAGCGTGCCGTCGATGTAAAAGCGCGTCTTCCAGGTGAAGTCTGGCCCGAGCTGGTCCAGCGCCGCGAAGGTGGTCACCAGCTTCATCACCGAGGCCGGGTTCATGGGGGCCTGCGCGCGGTGGCTCAGGCGCGCGGGCGCGCCGTCCAGCGGCAGCACCAGCAGGCTCACGGCGTCCGGCGGGACCCTGGCGCGGGCCAGCGCGCCGGCGACTTCTGGAGGGAGGGTCTGGGCGCCGCAGGCCGTGCCCAGCACCAGGGTGAATAGCGCCAGCGCGCAGCGGGACAGGAATGACATGCGCGGATTATCCGGTCCCCCGATAATCGGGCCATGTGTTCTCCCGCCCAGTTGTTTCGTCCGTGCCGCGATTGCCCCGCATGAAGCTGCTCGCCTTCGATACCAGCACCGAGGTCATGTCCATTGCCGTGGCGCATGACGGTGAGGTCTGGCAGCATACCGGCGCCGGCGGCGCACAGGCCTCCAGCACGCTGATTCCGGCGATCCAGTCGCTGATGGCGCAGGCCGGCCTGCGGCTGGAGCAGCTCGATGCGATCGCCTTTGGCCGCGGCCCGGGCTCGTTCACCGGGCTGCGCACGGCCTGCTCGGTGGCGCAGGGGTTGGCCTTTGGCGCCAGCGCCAAATTGATGTCCCGCAGCGGCGCCTTGTCCGAAGTGAAGGTGCTGCCCATCGACACCCTGCTGGCCCTCGCCGAAGAAGCTCGCTACCTGCACGGCGCCACGCGCGTGCGCGCCCTGCTGGACGCCCGCATGGACGAGATGTACCTTGCCGACTATGAATTTGAGAGCAACTTGTGGAGACCTGACGGGGACTTCAGCCTGATTCGACCTGAAACCCTGCGGGCCAGGGCGGGCTGGGCGCTGGCCGGCAATGTATTTGCCGCGTACGGCGCGCGTCTGCCGCAAGGCATGCCGCGGCGGCAGGCGCTGCCCACGGCCACGGCGATGCTGCGGCTGGCCCCAGGCCTGATCGCGGCGGGCCGGGCGGTTCGTGCCGACCAGGCCCTGCCGCTCTATATTCGCGATAAAGTGGCAAAAACCACCGACGAGCGTGCGGCCGAGCGGGCCGCACTGTCGCCAACGATTTGACCCTTTCCACCTCTCCTGTGCCATGAGTGCCGTCCTGAAAACCCTGGAAGCCCAGTTCGAGCCTCTGACCGCGGCGCGCATCGACGAGGTCGTGGCCATCGAGCAGATCGCCTATGCGCATCCGTGGGCGCGCCACCACTTCGCCGACTCGCTGGCGGCCGGCTACCAGGCCCAGTTGCTCACGGCGGGCGAGAACCTGCTGGGCTACTTCGTGGCGATGCGCGGCGTCGATGAGGTGCATCTGCTCAACATCACGGTCGCGCCGGTGCACCAGGGCCAGGGCTGGGCGCGCGTGATGCTGGACGCGCTCACCCTGTGGTCGCGCGCGCAAGGCGCCCAGTGGCTGTGGCT encodes:
- the rimI gene encoding ribosomal protein S18-alanine N-acetyltransferase, with protein sequence MSAVLKTLEAQFEPLTAARIDEVVAIEQIAYAHPWARHHFADSLAAGYQAQLLTAGENLLGYFVAMRGVDEVHLLNITVAPVHQGQGWARVMLDALTLWSRAQGAQWLWLEVRISNYRAQQIYERYGYRRVGQRKNYYPAVQGKREDAIVMSLKL
- a CDS encoding L-threonylcarbamoyladenylate synthase, translated to MILPADAADSIAIAARALAAGDLVGFPTETVYGLGADAGVDAAVAKIFAAKGRPREHPLIVHVADPDPNGAGVAHFAASVPDFAKQLMRAFWPGPLTLILPRRPKVGAAAAGGQDSIGLRCPSHPVALALLRACSALGVYGVAGPSANRFGRVSPTTAAHVQQEFGDTLLILDGGACAVGIESTIVDCTRGAPVLLRPGVLTRVQIEAACGHKLRTKEELQDAGAAPTPRASGTLAAHYAPNAKVRLMDARALQTALDLLGADLDQSSARIAIYSRAMVRSRAARVIRRRMPDDAGATAQQLFAVLREFDAQGATLIWIETVPDTPDWDGVRDRLQRAAAA
- the tsaB gene encoding tRNA (adenosine(37)-N6)-threonylcarbamoyltransferase complex dimerization subunit type 1 TsaB, translated to MKLLAFDTSTEVMSIAVAHDGEVWQHTGAGGAQASSTLIPAIQSLMAQAGLRLEQLDAIAFGRGPGSFTGLRTACSVAQGLAFGASAKLMSRSGALSEVKVLPIDTLLALAEEARYLHGATRVRALLDARMDEMYLADYEFESNLWRPDGDFSLIRPETLRARAGWALAGNVFAAYGARLPQGMPRRQALPTATAMLRLAPGLIAAGRAVRADQALPLYIRDKVAKTTDERAAERAALSPTI
- the dacB gene encoding D-alanyl-D-alanine carboxypeptidase/D-alanyl-D-alanine-endopeptidase; this encodes MSFLSRCALALFTLVLGTACGAQTLPPEVAGALARARVPPDAVSLLVLPLDGAPARLSHRAQAPMNPASVMKLVTTFAALDQLGPDFTWKTRFYIDGTLDDGVVNGNLVIRGGGDPKWVIERITADFQALRERGVREVRGDIVLDASIFDVPAHDPGAFDGEPMRPYNSAPSGLLVNFKSVLLGFVPDPASHTARVTSEPPLAGLTVDASVPLSSDDCAGWRGALQADFSSPDRIRFGGSYSVRCGEQIWPLAYADPASYARRVMAAVFAASGGVLDGQVRLGATPPTARLILEAPSLPLSSIIADVNKFSNNVMAQQVFLTLSAQQRGQGSFAASREVVMHWWRQTFGVRGPRAPVLDNGSGLSREGRISALALAQLLRTAAQRPTADVFEQSLSLAGVDGTVASMRERGIAPDALGNARLKTGTLRDVAAVAGYATGRSGRRYALVGLINHPNAPAARPALDALVEWTVKDQ
- the purE gene encoding 5-(carboxyamino)imidazole ribonucleotide mutase, coding for MTIQIGVVMGSASDWDTMQHAVQILQQFGIAYEARVVSAHRMPDELFAYAESAVPRGLRAIIAGAGGAAHLPGMLAAKTVVPVLGVPVASRHLQGVDSLYSIVQMPKGVPVATFAIGAAGAANAALFAVALLAGEDAALRARLEAFRAEQTEAACAMTLPPAGVAS
- a CDS encoding 5-(carboxyamino)imidazole ribonucleotide synthase; translation: MSAGERREGPPRASSAPSGLSPAAPDVPAHIGTGRRAAASGSGTSSAARAASAVVDAKPVTSVGAPILPGATLGVMGGGQLGRMFVQAAQSMGYFTVVLDPDASSPAGLVSHYHLLADYLDAAALAQLAQRCDAITTEFENVPAPALRQLAAQRRVSPDADAVAIAQDRAREKAHFVACGVPCAPHAVIETAAQLAAVSEALLPGILKTARLGYDGKGQIRVTTRAELAAAWAELGNAPCVLEKMLALKAECSVIVARGLDGAMVHFPVQRNLHQGGILAVTEVYEENVSPALARSAVEATESIANGLQYVGVMCVEFFVLQDDSLVVNEMAPRPHNSGHYTIDACDLSQFDLQLRTLTGLPLVAPRQHSPAIMLNLLGDLWFPSGDEAVAPPWRELLALPGAHLHLYGKQQARRGRKMGHLTITGASVAQARATAQQAARQLGLDAF
- a CDS encoding SGNH/GDSL hydrolase family protein, with protein sequence MTGNWLRRIIMLAACASVALLAGCGSSVESALAPSRFISFGDAFSDVGNLGVNNKYTVNDGSVNNWTQQLAASYGLSIAPSRSGGLGYAQGNARITITPDAAGSTATKTVTQQIDAFLASNTLQPNDVVLINGGISDIVAEWEAMTAGTETQAQMTANVTQAAKDLGAQVQRLVNAGAQHVVLVGTYDLSVSPWAAAIGQPRLNSLLSKTTVNFNNALLLSVVNLGANVLYVDAAFYFNIVTAAPAGYAPLGTTGNSPTPAPVCTSVDPGPGIGIGANQVNSSLCTTSTLLPGVDYTTYLFADPLYFAPSAQRLFGTSAFTKVSQRW